The Caldibacillus debilis DSM 16016 genome has a window encoding:
- a CDS encoding DnaD domain-containing protein, with product MDKNPIVAWLEEGAVSIPSFLLNRYKKIGLTDVECMLLIHVHAFLEKGNGFPTPEDLAEKMQLSSDECSQKLRSLIRRGYLEILKGETEAGIYYEKYSLRPLWERLAESWLKEQKGTEEKERREKESSLFNLFEQEFARPLSPLEYETIAMWLDEDRYPVPLVKAALREAVISGKLNLRYIDRILFEWRKNGIQTVEQAKEYGKKFRKDQMKEKNEPKEKNREAVFYNWLDS from the coding sequence ATGGACAAAAATCCGATCGTCGCCTGGCTGGAAGAAGGAGCGGTTTCCATTCCTTCTTTTTTATTAAATCGTTATAAAAAAATCGGCCTGACCGATGTGGAGTGCATGTTGCTCATCCATGTGCACGCCTTTTTGGAAAAGGGGAACGGCTTCCCCACGCCGGAAGACCTGGCGGAAAAAATGCAGCTCAGCTCCGACGAATGCTCGCAAAAGCTCCGCTCCCTCATCCGGCGGGGCTATTTGGAAATCTTGAAAGGGGAAACGGAGGCGGGCATCTATTATGAAAAATATTCCTTGCGGCCGCTGTGGGAAAGGCTGGCCGAATCGTGGCTGAAGGAGCAGAAGGGGACGGAGGAGAAGGAAAGAAGGGAGAAGGAGTCCTCGCTGTTCAACCTGTTCGAGCAGGAGTTTGCCCGGCCTTTGTCGCCGCTGGAATATGAGACGATCGCCATGTGGCTGGATGAAGACCGCTATCCCGTTCCCCTCGTAAAGGCGGCCCTCCGGGAAGCCGTCATCTCGGGAAAATTGAATCTGCGCTACATCGACCGGATCCTGTTCGAATGGCGAAAGAACGGGATTCAAACCGTCGAACAGGCGAAGGAGTACGGGAAAAAATTCCGCAAAGACCAGATGAAGGAAAAGAACGAACCGAAGGAAAAAAACCGGGAAGCCGTTTTCTACAATTGGCTGGACAGTTAG